Proteins encoded in a region of the Solanum dulcamara chromosome 9, daSolDulc1.2, whole genome shotgun sequence genome:
- the LOC129903974 gene encoding uncharacterized protein LOC129903974, producing the protein MASSTTHIVVGLGIVMLMFIALAEATPPGIADHPSHSHCSDDEIKQCKNLPHVCPKFCPNGCITECRSCKPICVDGSVPPPPPDSSKLPPPSPPKEETPPSSPPKEETPPPSPSKGETPPPSPPKEETPPSSPPKEETPPPSPSPPKGETPPPSPPKGETPPPSPPKEETPPSSPPKEETPPPSPPKEETPPPSPLKESTPPPSPPKKSTPPPSLPPSSPPPQKTPPPPSSGSPPPPAYPSPIPKPPTPKMVKCKNKYYHSCYANLHACPTSCPESCQVDCVSCKPVCKCDKPGAVCQDPRFIGGDGITFYFHGKKDKDFCLVSDSGFHINAHFIGRRNENMKRDFTWVQSIGILYGTHKISVAALKTSIWDDSIDRLALYFNDEPIFLPESEGASWKSETVRRTSITRISNTNEVVINVENILTITAKIVPITEHESRVHNYGITSDDCFAHLELGFKFVSLSDEVNGVLGQTYRKDYVSRVKMGVLMPIMGGDEKFAASELFSADCSVARFQANEEQTDIFKAPLNLELPSLNCNSGIHGRGVVCKR; encoded by the exons ATGGCTAGTTCGACAACCCACATTGTTGTGGGTTTGGGGATTGTCATGCTAATGTTTATAGCATTGGCAGAGGCCACTCCCCCTGGAATAGCTGATCATCCAAGCCATTCTCATTGCTCAGATGATGAGATTAAGCAATGTAAAAATCTTCCTCATGTTTGTCCCAAATTCTGTCCAAATGGCTGCATAACGGAGTGTCGTTCTTGCAAGCCTATTTGTGTTGATGGCTCAGTGCCACCACCCCCTCCAGATTCATCAAAACTACCACCGCCATCTCCTCCTAAGGAAGAAACTCCACCGTCATCTCCTCCTAAGGAAGAAACTCCACCTCCATCCCCTTCCAAGGGAGAAACTCCACCTCCATCCCCTCCTAAGGAAGAAACTCCACCGTCATCTCCTCCGAAGGAAGAAACTCCACCTCCATCCCCTTCCCCTCCAAAGGgagaaactcctcctccatccCCTCCCAAGGgagaaactcctcctccatccCCTCCCAAGGAagaaactccaccatcatcTCCTCCCAAGGaagaaactcctcctccatctCCTCCCAAGGaagaaactcctcctccatctCCTCTTAAGGAATCAACTccacctccttctcctcctaAGAAATCAACTCCACCACCTTCATTGCCACcctcttctcctcctccacAGAAGACACCGCCACCTCCATCATCTGGTTCTCCACCTCCTCCAGCTTATCCATCACCCATTCCTAAACCACCCACACCTAAGATGGTCAAGTGCAAGAACAAGTACTACCATAGTTGTTATGCTAACTTACATGCATGCCCTACTTCTTGCCCTGAGAGTTGTCAAGTTGATTGTGTCTCTTGCAAACCCGTTTGTA AATGTGACAAGCCTGGAGCAGTTTGTCAAGATCCACGTTTTATCGGTGGAGATGGAATTACCTTTTACTTCCATGGCAAGAAGGACAAAGATTTTTGCCTAGTTTCAGACTCTGGATTCCACATAAATGCCCACTTCATTGGAAGGAGAAACGAGAATATGAAGAGAGACTTTACTTGGGTACAATCCATTGGTATCCTTTATGGAACTCACAAAATCTCAGTTGCTGCACTAAAAACATCGATATGGGATGATTCCATTGACCGCCTAGCTCTTTACTTCAACGACGAACCAATATTTCTTCCTGAAAGTGAAGGTGCGAGCTGGAAATCTGAAACTGTTCGTAGAACCTCAATTACAAGAATCAGCAACACTAACGAGGTTGTCATCAATGTTGAAAATATTCTCACGATCACAGCTAAGATTGTGCCTATTACAGAGCATGAATCGCGAGTTCACAACTATGGCATAACAAGTGATGACTGCTTTGCTCATCTTGAACTTGGGTTCAAGTTTGTATCTTTGAGTGATGAAGTGAATGGTGTTTTAGGACAAACTTATAGGAAGGACTATGTGAGCAGAGTTAAGATGGGTGTTTTGATGCCAATAATGGGAGGTGATGAAAAATTTGCTGCTTCAGAACTCTTTAGCGCTGATTGTTCAGTAGCTAGGTTTCAAGCAAATGAAGAACAAACTGACATTTTTAAGGCTCCATTGAATTTAGAGCTACCAAGTTTGAATTGCAATAGTGGGATTCATGGACGTGGAGTTGTCTGCAAGCGGTAg